A DNA window from Mycobacterium sp. IDR2000157661 contains the following coding sequences:
- the mraY gene encoding phospho-N-acetylmuramoyl-pentapeptide-transferase, with protein MRQILIAVGIALTVSILLTPALIRLFTRQGFGHEIREDGPPSHRKKRGTPSMGGVAIVAGIWASYLGTHLVGVVIDGKGPSASGLLVLFLATALGVVGFVDDMIKLRRARNLGLNKTAKTVGILAAAVIFGVLALQFRNADGLTPGSPELSYVREIATVTMPPVLFVLFCIVVVSAWSNAVNFTDGLDGLAAGAMAMVCAAYVLITFWQFRNACATSPGLGCYNVRDPLDLAIIAAATAGACIGFLWWNAAPAKIFMGDTGSLALGGIIAGLSVASRTEMLAVVLGALFVAEVVSVVVQIMAFRTTGRRVFRMAPFHHHFELVGWAETTVIIRFWLLTAIACGLGVALFYSEWLTTVGA; from the coding sequence ATGAGGCAGATCCTCATCGCCGTCGGCATCGCGCTGACGGTCTCGATCCTGCTCACCCCTGCGTTGATCCGGCTGTTCACCCGGCAGGGGTTCGGCCACGAGATCCGCGAGGACGGGCCGCCGAGCCACCGCAAGAAGCGGGGCACGCCGTCGATGGGCGGGGTGGCGATCGTCGCGGGCATCTGGGCGAGCTATCTGGGCACCCACCTGGTGGGCGTGGTGATCGACGGCAAGGGTCCCTCGGCGTCCGGCCTGCTGGTGCTGTTCCTGGCCACCGCGCTCGGTGTGGTCGGCTTCGTCGACGACATGATCAAGCTGCGGCGCGCCCGCAACCTCGGGCTCAACAAGACCGCCAAGACCGTCGGCATCCTGGCCGCCGCGGTGATCTTCGGAGTGCTGGCCCTGCAGTTCCGCAACGCCGACGGGTTGACGCCGGGCAGCCCGGAGCTGTCCTACGTCCGCGAGATCGCCACCGTGACGATGCCGCCGGTGCTGTTCGTGCTGTTCTGCATCGTGGTGGTCAGCGCGTGGTCGAACGCGGTCAACTTCACCGACGGGCTGGACGGGCTGGCGGCCGGGGCGATGGCGATGGTGTGCGCGGCCTACGTGCTGATCACCTTCTGGCAGTTCCGCAACGCCTGCGCGACGAGCCCGGGACTGGGCTGCTACAACGTACGCGACCCGCTGGACCTGGCGATCATCGCCGCGGCCACGGCGGGGGCCTGTATCGGCTTCCTGTGGTGGAACGCCGCGCCGGCCAAGATCTTCATGGGCGACACCGGGTCGCTGGCGCTCGGCGGCATCATCGCCGGTCTGTCGGTGGCCAGCCGTACCGAGATGCTGGCCGTCGTGCTCGGCGCCCTCTTCGTCGCCGAGGTCGTCTCGGTCGTCGTGCAGATCATGGCGTTTCGCACCACCGGCCGGCGGGTGTTCCGGATGGCGCCGTTCCACCACCACTTCGAGCTGGTCGGCTGGGCCGAGACCACGGTGATCATCCGGTTCTGGCTGCTCACCGCCATCGCGTGCGGGCTAGGCGTCGCGCTGTTCTACAGCGAGTGGCTGACCACCGTCGGTGCCTGA
- the murG gene encoding undecaprenyldiphospho-muramoylpentapeptide beta-N-acetylglucosaminyltransferase, which translates to MAVADALAAIDPAVRITALGTERGLETRLVPERGYRLELVTPVPLPRRFSGDLLRLPARVRRAVRETRAVLDEVSADVIVGFGGYVAVPAYLAARGGLRRDRVPVVVHEANASAGWANKLGARGAQRVLAAVADPGLGRVEVVGVPVRAAITSLDRIALRAQARAHFGFADDARVLLVFGGSQGARSLNRAVAGAAKDLAAAGISVLHAHGPKNTLELREPADGDPPYVAVPYLNRMDLAYAAADLAICRSGAMTVAELTAIGLPAVYVPLPIGNGEQRLNALPVVEAGGGLLVDDAELSPAYVADTVADLLTDTGRLQTMTAAAALAGHRDAAQRVAEIALDVARKAKR; encoded by the coding sequence ATGGCGGTGGCCGATGCGCTCGCCGCCATCGACCCGGCCGTGCGCATCACCGCGCTGGGCACCGAGCGGGGGCTCGAGACCCGTCTGGTGCCCGAGCGGGGCTACCGACTCGAACTCGTCACCCCGGTCCCGCTGCCGCGCAGATTCTCCGGCGACCTGCTCCGCCTGCCGGCACGGGTGCGGCGCGCAGTCCGGGAGACGCGCGCGGTGCTCGATGAGGTCAGCGCCGACGTGATCGTCGGCTTCGGCGGTTACGTCGCGGTGCCGGCCTACCTGGCCGCCCGCGGTGGTCTGCGCCGCGACCGCGTGCCGGTGGTGGTGCACGAGGCCAACGCCAGCGCGGGGTGGGCCAACAAGCTCGGGGCGCGTGGTGCGCAGCGGGTGCTCGCCGCCGTCGCCGATCCCGGCCTGGGGCGCGTCGAGGTGGTCGGTGTGCCGGTGCGCGCGGCCATCACTTCGCTGGACCGGATCGCTCTGCGCGCGCAGGCCCGAGCCCACTTCGGCTTCGCCGACGACGCCCGCGTGCTGCTGGTCTTCGGCGGTTCGCAAGGGGCCCGGTCGCTCAACCGTGCCGTCGCGGGAGCTGCCAAAGACCTTGCAGCGGCGGGCATTTCGGTGCTTCACGCGCACGGGCCCAAGAACACCCTCGAGCTGCGTGAGCCGGCCGACGGGGACCCTCCCTACGTCGCGGTGCCCTATCTGAACAGGATGGACCTGGCATATGCCGCCGCCGACCTGGCGATCTGCCGGTCGGGGGCGATGACGGTGGCCGAACTGACGGCGATCGGCCTGCCCGCGGTGTACGTGCCGCTGCCGATCGGCAACGGCGAACAGCGGCTCAACGCGCTGCCGGTGGTCGAGGCCGGCGGTGGCCTGCTCGTCGACGATGCCGAGCTGTCGCCGGCATACGTCGCCGACACCGTCGCCGATCTGCTCACCGACACCGGCCGGCTGCAGACCATGACCGCGGCCGCCGCGCTGGCCGGCCACCGCGACGCGGCCCAGCGTGTCGCAGAGATCGCGCTCGACGTGGCTCGAAAGGCCAAGCGATGA
- the murC gene encoding UDP-N-acetylmuramate--L-alanine ligase, whose amino-acid sequence MTGKSPEPLGRRHWALPDELARVHMVGIGGAGMSGVARILLDRGGLVSGSDAKESRAVAALRARGAAIRIGHDPSSLDLLPGGPTAVVTTHAAIPKTNPELVEARRRGIPVILRPVVLAKLMAGHTTLMVTGTHGKTTTTSMLIVALQHSGFDPSFAVGGDLGEAGTNAHNGSGECFVAEADESDGSLLEYTPDVAVVTNIEADHLDYFGSAEAYSAVFDDFVERLKPGGAVVVCTDDPGAAELAERTAELGIRVLRYGSDPSRPLQGTLLSWEQHDTGAVAHIQLADEPYPRVMRLSVPGRHMALNALGAVLAAVDIGAPVEAVLDGLSGFEGVRRRFELVGTANGVRVFDDYAHHPTEVGATLSAVRTVTQQSGCGRAIVVFQPHLYSRTEAFAREFGRALDGADEVFVLDVYAAREQPIAGISGASVAEHVTVPVTYVPDFSSVAARVAEVAAPNDLVVTMGAGDVTMLGPEILAALRVKANRSAPGRPGAGMR is encoded by the coding sequence ATGACCGGGAAGTCACCGGAACCGCTCGGCAGGCGCCACTGGGCACTGCCCGACGAGTTGGCGCGGGTGCACATGGTCGGCATCGGGGGAGCGGGCATGTCGGGTGTGGCGCGGATCCTGCTCGACCGCGGCGGGCTGGTGTCGGGTTCGGATGCCAAGGAGTCGCGCGCGGTGGCAGCCCTGCGGGCACGCGGCGCCGCGATCCGCATCGGCCACGACCCGTCGTCGTTGGACCTGCTGCCCGGCGGGCCGACCGCCGTCGTCACCACGCACGCCGCGATCCCGAAGACGAACCCCGAACTGGTCGAGGCACGCCGGCGCGGGATCCCGGTGATCCTGCGACCGGTGGTGCTGGCCAAGCTGATGGCCGGCCACACCACGCTGATGGTCACGGGAACGCACGGCAAGACCACCACCACCTCGATGCTCATCGTCGCGTTGCAGCACAGCGGCTTCGACCCCTCGTTCGCCGTCGGTGGTGACCTCGGCGAGGCGGGCACGAACGCCCACAACGGCAGCGGCGAGTGCTTCGTTGCCGAGGCCGACGAGAGCGACGGCTCGCTGCTGGAGTACACCCCAGACGTGGCCGTGGTCACCAACATCGAGGCCGACCACCTCGACTACTTCGGCAGCGCCGAGGCGTACAGCGCGGTGTTCGACGATTTCGTCGAGCGGCTCAAACCCGGTGGGGCAGTGGTGGTGTGCACCGATGACCCCGGAGCGGCCGAGCTGGCCGAGCGCACCGCGGAGCTGGGCATCCGGGTGCTGCGCTACGGAAGCGACCCGAGCCGGCCGCTGCAGGGCACGCTGTTGAGCTGGGAGCAGCACGACACCGGTGCCGTCGCCCACATCCAGCTCGCCGACGAGCCGTACCCGCGGGTGATGCGGCTGTCCGTCCCGGGCAGGCATATGGCGCTCAACGCCCTCGGAGCGGTCCTGGCCGCGGTCGACATCGGTGCACCCGTCGAGGCGGTGCTCGACGGGTTGTCCGGGTTCGAGGGGGTACGTCGGCGGTTCGAGTTGGTGGGCACCGCCAACGGCGTCCGCGTCTTCGACGATTACGCCCACCATCCGACCGAGGTGGGCGCCACCCTCAGCGCGGTGCGGACGGTGACCCAGCAGTCCGGCTGCGGTCGCGCCATCGTGGTGTTCCAGCCGCACTTGTATTCGCGCACAGAGGCTTTCGCCCGAGAATTCGGCCGGGCCCTGGACGGCGCCGACGAGGTGTTCGTGCTCGACGTCTACGCCGCGCGCGAACAGCCGATCGCGGGGATCAGCGGCGCGAGCGTCGCCGAGCACGTCACCGTCCCGGTCACCTACGTTCCCGACTTCTCGTCGGTCGCCGCACGTGTGGCCGAAGTGGCCGCGCCCAACGACCTCGTGGTCACCATGGGTGCCGGGGACGTCACGATGCTGGGGCCGGAAATCCTTGCCGCGCTGCGGGTCAAGGCCAACCGCAGTGCGCCGGGCCGACCCGGGGCCGGGATGCGATGA
- the ftsW gene encoding putative lipid II flippase FtsW: MSNILTRLRHRRTGAQDQPAETVAEPRGPRTRFGAWLGRPMTSFHLIVAVAALLTSLGLTMVLSASGVYSYDTDGSPWVVFAKQVMWTVVGLVAFYVALRVRVTLLRSLAFAGFAFTVVLLVLVLIPGIGTVANGSRGWFVVAGLSMQPSELAKIAFAIWGAHLLASRRMEHASLREMLIPLVPAAFVALALIVAQPDLGQTVSLGIILLGLLWYAGLPLRVFASSLFMVVVSAAVLAMAEGYRSARVQSWLNPAADAQGSGYQARQARFALANGGIFGDGLGQGSAKWNYLPNAHNDFIFAIIGEELGFIGAAGLLCLFGLFAYTGMRIARRSADPFLRLLTATATLWIMGQVFINVGYVVGLLPVTGLQLPLISAGGTSTATTLFMIGLMANAARHEPEAVAALRAGRDDRVNKLLRLPLPAPYAPTRTEALRERLRTQRAPKADRKKPPKRAERPQRGRPAKQGAARKPTTDERRKPHTAARAGRASRHHGGGRPERGKRRTLEGQRYG; this comes from the coding sequence ATGAGCAACATCCTGACCCGGTTGCGGCATCGCAGGACGGGCGCCCAGGACCAGCCTGCCGAGACCGTCGCCGAGCCCCGCGGGCCGCGCACCCGGTTCGGCGCATGGCTCGGCCGACCGATGACGTCGTTCCACCTGATCGTCGCCGTCGCTGCGCTGCTGACCTCGCTCGGGCTGACGATGGTGTTGTCCGCCTCGGGCGTCTACTCCTACGACACGGACGGCTCACCCTGGGTCGTGTTCGCCAAGCAGGTGATGTGGACGGTCGTCGGCCTGGTCGCTTTCTACGTCGCGCTGCGGGTGCGGGTGACCCTGCTGCGCAGCCTGGCGTTCGCCGGGTTCGCGTTCACCGTCGTGCTGCTGGTGCTGGTGCTGATCCCCGGCATCGGCACGGTGGCCAACGGGTCGCGAGGCTGGTTCGTGGTCGCCGGACTGTCCATGCAGCCCTCGGAGCTGGCCAAGATCGCCTTCGCCATCTGGGGTGCGCACCTACTGGCGTCGCGCCGGATGGAGCACGCGTCGCTGCGCGAGATGCTGATCCCGCTGGTGCCCGCCGCCTTCGTCGCGCTCGCGCTCATCGTCGCCCAGCCCGACCTGGGGCAGACCGTGTCGCTGGGCATCATCCTGCTCGGCCTGCTGTGGTACGCGGGCCTTCCGCTGCGGGTGTTCGCGTCCTCGCTGTTCATGGTCGTGGTGTCGGCGGCCGTGCTGGCCATGGCCGAGGGCTACCGGTCGGCGCGCGTGCAGTCCTGGCTGAACCCGGCAGCCGATGCGCAGGGATCCGGCTACCAGGCGCGTCAGGCCCGGTTCGCGCTGGCCAACGGGGGGATCTTCGGCGACGGACTGGGCCAGGGCTCGGCCAAGTGGAACTACCTGCCCAACGCGCACAACGACTTCATCTTCGCGATCATCGGTGAGGAACTCGGCTTCATCGGCGCCGCGGGCCTGCTGTGCCTGTTCGGGTTGTTCGCCTACACCGGTATGCGCATCGCGCGTCGCTCGGCCGACCCGTTCCTGCGCCTGCTGACCGCCACCGCGACCCTGTGGATCATGGGCCAGGTCTTCATCAACGTGGGCTACGTCGTGGGCCTGCTGCCGGTGACCGGCCTGCAGCTACCCCTGATCTCGGCCGGTGGAACCTCGACGGCGACAACGCTGTTCATGATCGGGCTGATGGCCAACGCGGCGCGCCACGAACCTGAGGCGGTGGCCGCGCTGCGCGCAGGCCGCGACGACCGGGTCAACAAGCTGCTGCGGCTGCCGCTGCCCGCGCCCTATGCGCCCACCAGGACGGAGGCGCTGCGTGAACGCCTGCGCACCCAGCGCGCGCCCAAGGCCGACCGCAAGAAGCCGCCGAAGCGGGCCGAGCGCCCCCAGCGTGGCCGCCCCGCCAAGCAGGGGGCAGCCCGCAAGCCGACCACCGACGAGCGTCGCAAACCCCATACGGCTGCCCGGGCCGGCCGGGCCTCAAGGCATCATGGAGGCGGCCGCCCGGAGAGGGGCAAGCGGCGCACATTGGAAGGTCAACGTTACGGGTGA
- the murD gene encoding UDP-N-acetylmuramoyl-L-alanine--D-glutamate ligase: MTELDPLAPGARVLVTGAGITGRSVSAVLEPTGVRLTICDDDPLALQRLVTPAQVVTTAQARAHIGEYALVVTSPGFSPSTPVLAAAAAAGVPIWGDVELAWRLDAAGWFGPPRRWLVVTGTNGKTTTTSMLHAMLVAAGRRAVLCGNIGNPVLDVLPERAELLAVELSSFQLHWAPSLRPDAGVVLNVAEDHLDWHGSMAAYAHDKARVLNGRVAVVGLDDPVASGLLATSTADVRVGFRLGEPAAGELGVLDGTLVDNAFGERVGLADAASIPVAGPVGVLDALGAAALARAAGVPPDPIARALAGFEVGRHRAEVVDTVDGVTYVDDSKATNPHAAQASIAAYPRVVWIAGGMLKGAAVTEMLASVRNRLVGAVLLGSDRALVADALARHAPDVPVVEVVTGEDSGVQGTTGADVSPDTRVIRLSGRPDGDTIMVAVVTAARDLARPGDAVLLAPAGASFDQFTGYSHRGDAFAAAVRALPR, from the coding sequence ATGACCGAGCTGGACCCGCTGGCGCCGGGCGCCAGGGTGCTGGTCACCGGGGCCGGGATCACCGGCCGCTCGGTGAGTGCGGTGCTCGAGCCGACCGGGGTGCGGCTGACGATCTGCGACGACGATCCGCTGGCCCTGCAGCGACTCGTCACCCCGGCACAGGTCGTCACCACCGCGCAAGCCCGGGCGCACATCGGCGAATATGCGCTCGTCGTCACCAGCCCGGGCTTCTCGCCGAGCACGCCGGTGCTTGCCGCCGCCGCGGCCGCGGGCGTCCCGATCTGGGGTGACGTCGAACTCGCGTGGCGGCTGGACGCGGCGGGCTGGTTCGGCCCGCCACGGCGCTGGCTGGTGGTCACCGGCACCAACGGCAAGACCACCACCACCTCGATGCTGCACGCCATGCTGGTGGCCGCGGGTCGGCGGGCCGTGCTGTGCGGCAACATCGGCAACCCGGTGCTCGACGTGCTGCCCGAGCGGGCGGAACTGCTCGCGGTCGAACTGTCCAGCTTCCAGTTGCACTGGGCGCCGTCGCTGCGGCCGGACGCCGGGGTGGTGCTCAACGTCGCCGAGGACCACCTCGACTGGCACGGTTCCATGGCCGCCTACGCGCACGACAAGGCGCGGGTGCTCAACGGGCGGGTCGCCGTCGTCGGCCTCGACGACCCGGTCGCCTCGGGCCTGCTTGCCACTTCGACGGCCGACGTGCGCGTCGGCTTCCGGTTGGGCGAGCCCGCGGCCGGCGAACTCGGTGTGCTGGACGGCACGCTGGTCGACAACGCGTTCGGTGAGCGCGTCGGCCTCGCAGACGCGGCGTCGATCCCGGTCGCCGGACCCGTCGGCGTGCTCGACGCGCTGGGCGCCGCGGCGCTCGCGCGCGCCGCGGGAGTGCCCCCGGACCCCATCGCCAGGGCCCTGGCCGGGTTCGAGGTCGGCAGGCACCGCGCCGAGGTCGTCGACACCGTCGACGGGGTGACCTATGTGGACGACTCCAAGGCCACCAACCCGCATGCCGCGCAGGCATCGATCGCCGCCTATCCGCGGGTGGTCTGGATCGCCGGCGGGATGCTCAAGGGCGCCGCAGTCACCGAAATGCTCGCCTCGGTGAGAAACCGCCTGGTGGGAGCGGTGTTGCTGGGTAGCGACCGCGCGTTGGTCGCCGATGCGTTGGCGCGACACGCCCCGGATGTCCCGGTCGTTGAGGTTGTGACGGGGGAGGATTCTGGGGTGCAAGGGACAACTGGGGCAGATGTTAGTCCTGATACTCGTGTGATTCGGCTGTCCGGGCGACCGGACGGTGACACGATCATGGTCGCGGTGGTGACGGCCGCCCGCGACCTCGCCCGGCCGGGCGATGCGGTGCTGCTGGCGCCGGCGGGCGCTTCCTTCGATCAGTTCACCGGCTACAGCCACCGCGGCGACGCGTTCGCCGCGGCCGTGCGTGCGCTGCCGCGGTAA
- a CDS encoding YggS family pyridoxal phosphate-dependent enzyme: MTTAVVTTREQELAEALAAVRSRLTAAADAAGRDAGEIELLPVTKFFPAEDIVILRRLGCASFGESREQEASNKVARIGELRDVQPIRWHMVGRIQRNKARAVAGWAYAAHSVDNRKLIDALDRASGEALGDGRRTDPLRVFIQVSLDGDDKRGGVDVGNPEAIDEMCAAAHAAAGLEFVGLMAIPPLGADADEAFARLKAEHQRVQTSYPQRLGLSAGMSSDLESAVEHGSTCVRVGTALLGERPLPSPGVVTPVTSSSQAPESKVIRRVER; the protein is encoded by the coding sequence GTGACGACCGCCGTGGTGACGACTCGCGAGCAGGAACTGGCCGAGGCGCTGGCGGCCGTGCGTTCGCGGTTGACCGCGGCCGCCGACGCCGCCGGGCGCGATGCCGGAGAAATCGAATTACTCCCGGTCACGAAATTCTTTCCGGCCGAAGACATTGTTATTCTGCGCCGATTGGGATGCGCGTCATTCGGCGAATCACGCGAACAGGAGGCGTCCAATAAAGTCGCCCGAATCGGCGAATTGCGCGACGTGCAACCGATTCGCTGGCACATGGTAGGGCGAATTCAGCGCAATAAGGCACGCGCGGTCGCGGGCTGGGCGTATGCCGCGCATTCGGTGGACAACCGCAAGCTGATCGATGCGCTGGACCGGGCGTCGGGCGAGGCGCTGGGCGACGGGCGACGGACCGACCCACTGCGGGTCTTCATCCAGGTGAGCCTCGACGGCGACGACAAGCGCGGAGGTGTGGACGTCGGCAACCCGGAGGCGATCGACGAGATGTGTGCCGCCGCGCACGCCGCCGCCGGTCTCGAGTTCGTCGGTTTGATGGCCATTCCGCCGCTCGGTGCCGACGCCGACGAAGCGTTCGCGCGCCTGAAGGCCGAGCACCAACGCGTCCAGACGTCCTACCCTCAGCGCCTCGGCCTCTCGGCGGGCATGTCGAGCGACCTCGAGTCGGCGGTCGAACACGGCTCGACGTGTGTGCGTGTCGGTACCGCGTTATTGGGTGAACGTCCCTTACCGTCACCAGGAGTAGTCACTCCAGTCACATCTTCATCACAGGCACCAGAGTCCAAGGTCATCAGAAGGGTCGAGCGATGA
- the pgeF gene encoding peptidoglycan editing factor PgeF: MTLRIRRVTTTRAGGVSAPPFDAFNLGDHVGDDPSAVGTNRKRLSTAIGLGDDEIVWMNQVHSDHVVVVDEPRDAPVDNTDALVTNRRRLALAVVTADCVPVLMGDARAGVVAAAHAGRVGAAHGIVVRTVEAMRELGAHPEDISALLGPAVSGHNYEVPEAMAAEVEAALPGSRTTTGKGTPGLDLRAGIVRQLASLGIKAVDVDPRCTVADRSLFSHRRDAPTGRLASLVWME; this comes from the coding sequence GTGACCCTTCGGATACGTCGAGTGACCACCACCCGCGCCGGAGGTGTGTCCGCGCCGCCGTTCGACGCGTTCAACCTGGGTGACCATGTCGGCGACGACCCGTCCGCCGTCGGGACGAACCGTAAGAGGCTGAGCACCGCGATCGGATTGGGTGACGATGAAATCGTCTGGATGAATCAAGTGCACAGCGATCACGTCGTTGTGGTGGACGAACCCCGCGACGCGCCGGTCGACAATACTGACGCTTTGGTTACTAATCGGCGGCGGTTGGCTCTGGCGGTGGTCACCGCCGATTGCGTGCCGGTATTAATGGGCGACGCCCGCGCCGGTGTGGTGGCCGCCGCGCACGCCGGTCGGGTCGGCGCGGCCCACGGCATCGTGGTCCGCACGGTGGAGGCGATGCGGGAGCTGGGCGCGCATCCCGAAGACATCTCGGCGCTGCTGGGGCCCGCCGTCAGCGGACACAACTACGAGGTTCCCGAAGCGATGGCCGCCGAGGTTGAGGCCGCGCTGCCGGGCAGTCGAACCACGACAGGGAAGGGCACACCCGGACTCGACCTGCGGGCCGGAATCGTAAGGCAGCTCGCAAGTTTGGGCATCAAAGCCGTCGACGTGGATCCGCGTTGCACCGTGGCGGACCGCTCGCTGTTCAGTCACCGCCGCGACGCGCCGACGGGTCGTCTGGCCTCGCTGGTGTGGATGGAGTGA
- the ftsZ gene encoding cell division protein FtsZ, whose translation MTPPHNYLAVIKVVGIGGGGVNAVNRMIEQGLKGVEFIAINTDAQALLMSDADVKLDVGRDSTRGLGAGADPEVGRKAAEDAKDDIEELLRGADMVFVTAGEGGGTGTGGAPVVASIARKLGALTVGVVTRPFSFEGKRRSNQAENGIQSLRESCDTLIVIPNDRLLQMGDAAVSLMDAFRSADEVLLNGVQGITDLITTPGLINVDFADVKGVMSGAGTALMGIGSARGDGRALKAAEIAINSPLLEASMEGAQGVLLSVAGGSDLGLFEINEAASLVQDAAHPDANIIFGTVIDDSLGDEVRVTVIAAGFDSAGPGRKPVVGAGESQGQGIAPGKAGKVTSSLFEPTDPASVPVHTNGATVSIGGDGRDDGGISDDDVDVPPFMRH comes from the coding sequence ATGACCCCGCCACACAACTATCTCGCCGTCATCAAGGTGGTCGGCATCGGCGGCGGCGGCGTCAACGCCGTCAACCGGATGATCGAGCAGGGTCTCAAGGGCGTCGAGTTCATCGCCATCAACACCGACGCGCAAGCGCTGTTGATGAGCGACGCCGACGTCAAGCTCGACGTCGGTCGCGACTCGACCCGGGGCCTGGGCGCCGGCGCCGACCCCGAGGTCGGCCGCAAGGCCGCCGAGGACGCCAAGGACGACATCGAGGAGCTGCTGCGCGGCGCCGACATGGTGTTCGTCACCGCCGGCGAGGGCGGTGGGACCGGCACCGGCGGAGCGCCCGTGGTCGCATCGATCGCACGCAAGCTCGGCGCGCTGACCGTCGGCGTGGTCACGCGGCCCTTCTCCTTCGAGGGCAAGCGGCGAAGCAACCAGGCCGAGAACGGCATTCAATCGTTGCGGGAAAGCTGCGACACGCTGATCGTGATCCCCAACGACCGGTTGCTGCAGATGGGCGACGCCGCGGTGTCGCTGATGGACGCGTTCCGAAGCGCCGACGAGGTGCTGCTGAACGGCGTGCAGGGCATCACCGACCTGATCACCACACCAGGCCTGATCAACGTGGACTTCGCCGACGTCAAAGGCGTGATGAGCGGTGCGGGCACCGCGCTGATGGGCATCGGGTCTGCCCGCGGGGACGGACGCGCGCTCAAGGCGGCCGAGATAGCGATCAACTCGCCCCTGCTGGAGGCGTCCATGGAGGGCGCCCAGGGCGTGCTGTTGTCCGTAGCGGGCGGCAGCGACCTCGGGTTGTTCGAGATCAACGAGGCCGCCTCGCTGGTGCAGGACGCCGCCCATCCCGACGCGAACATCATCTTCGGCACGGTCATCGACGACTCGCTGGGTGACGAGGTCCGGGTCACGGTGATCGCGGCCGGCTTCGACTCCGCGGGGCCGGGACGCAAGCCGGTGGTCGGTGCCGGCGAGTCGCAGGGCCAGGGCATCGCCCCGGGCAAGGCGGGCAAGGTGACGTCGTCGCTGTTCGAGCCCACGGATCCGGCCAGCGTGCCGGTGCACACCAACGGTGCGACGGTCAGCATCGGCGGGGACGGCCGCGATGACGGGGGCATCTCCGATGACGACGTCGACGTGCCGCCGTTCATGCGTCACTAG
- a CDS encoding cell division protein FtsQ/DivIB, which produces MTEPTDTNTGPADPADPAEVSEASEAGPEAAAAAVDVEGPRRRARREREERRLAQARATAIEQARREAKRRSLGGPAEEPKRVNGAVRGLKVLMWSALVSVIVVGLGLLLYFTPIMSVRNTVVAGLGVLTQEEVVTVAAVPPGTPLLQVDTDAVAERVAGIRRIASARVQRQYPSTLRITVVERVPVVVKDFPDGPHLFDRDGVDFAIGPPPPGVPYLDVENPGPDDPPTRAALEVMTSLRPEVATQVARVAAPSVAAITLQLVDGRQVVWGTTDRTEEKSAKLGALLTQPGRTYDVSSPDLPTVK; this is translated from the coding sequence ATGACCGAACCGACCGACACCAACACCGGTCCGGCCGACCCGGCGGACCCGGCCGAGGTGAGCGAGGCCAGTGAGGCGGGGCCCGAGGCTGCCGCGGCGGCCGTCGACGTCGAGGGGCCTCGACGGCGGGCGCGCCGGGAGCGCGAGGAGCGCCGCCTCGCACAGGCGCGTGCCACGGCGATCGAGCAGGCCCGCCGGGAAGCCAAGCGGCGCTCGCTGGGCGGGCCTGCCGAGGAGCCCAAGCGGGTCAATGGTGCGGTCCGCGGGCTGAAGGTGCTGATGTGGTCGGCGCTGGTCAGCGTGATCGTCGTCGGACTCGGCCTGCTGCTGTACTTCACGCCGATCATGTCGGTGCGCAACACCGTGGTCGCCGGCCTCGGCGTGCTGACACAGGAGGAGGTCGTCACCGTGGCGGCCGTCCCGCCCGGCACACCGTTGTTGCAGGTGGACACCGACGCGGTGGCCGAGCGGGTGGCCGGCATCCGCCGGATCGCCAGCGCCCGCGTGCAGCGGCAGTACCCGTCGACGCTGCGGATCACGGTGGTGGAGCGGGTGCCCGTCGTGGTCAAGGATTTTCCCGACGGACCGCACCTGTTCGACCGCGACGGCGTGGATTTCGCCATCGGCCCGCCGCCGCCGGGCGTGCCCTACCTCGACGTCGAGAACCCCGGGCCCGACGATCCGCCCACCAGGGCCGCCTTGGAGGTGATGACGTCGTTGCGCCCGGAGGTCGCCACGCAGGTGGCCCGCGTCGCGGCGCCGTCGGTCGCGGCGATCACCCTGCAACTCGTCGACGGGCGACAGGTGGTGTGGGGGACCACCGACCGCACCGAGGAGAAGTCCGCCAAACTCGGGGCGCTGCTCACCCAGCCCGGCCGCACGTACGACGTGTCGAGCCCGGACCTGCCAACCGTGAAATAG